In Haematobia irritans isolate KBUSLIRL chromosome 1, ASM5000362v1, whole genome shotgun sequence, a genomic segment contains:
- the LOC142220454 gene encoding uncharacterized protein LOC142220454, whose protein sequence is MEKSLAKNLPKCRICYKRHTLKDCSAFYNMDVLKRRQEVKIKGFCFKCLCSSHTREWCRSRKTCMVCNNNHHTMLHVDDHNKPHHSSQVRTSKVSPSSQRQTTHRLHSTANHKRHRSAPLVHERLSQKTKSHVFLPTALARVLTSKGPAKLRLMLNSAGLQTFVNKTLVQRLHLRTTKKNGDEYCTLSLQSYHDPTVKIQITGLVQNRITTTLPQETNDKKFQTIYNHLSDLADPHFYKPTNVEAVIGNDQLPMILKAGLIQTSSTMPIAQSTIFGWVISGVCRC, encoded by the coding sequence CTTAGCAAAGAATCTTCCGAAATGTCGCATCTGCTATAAAAGACACACGCTCAAAGACTGCTCTGCGTTTTACAATATGGACGTCCTAAAAAGAAGAcaggaagtgaaaataaaaggCTTTTGCTTCAAATGTTTGTGCTCATCCCACACAAGAGAATGGTGCCGGTCGCGCAAGACTTGCATGGTGTGCAACAATAACCATCATACCATGTTGCATGTGGATGACCACAACAAACCCCATCATAGTTCTCAAGTAAGAACTTCCAAGGTGTCACCAAGTTCTCAACGTCAAACAACACATCGTTTACACTCGACTGCCAACCATAAACGTCACCGCTCAGCTCCGCTTGTCCACGAAAGATTAAGCCAAAAAACTAAAAGTCACGTCTTCTTACCCACTGCTTTGGCGCGAGTCTTAACTTCGAAGGGTCCTGCAAAACTACGCCTGATGCTGAACTCTGCCGGTCTACAAACATtcgtcaacaaaactcttgttcAACGGCTACATCTTCGAACCACAAAGAAAAATGGTGATGAATACTGTACACTAAGTTTACAGTCGTATCACGATCCCACGGTGAAGATACAAATCACCGGATTGGTTCAAAATCGAATCACTACGACCTTACCCCAGGAAACCAATGACAAGAAATTCCAGACGATATATAATCATCTCAGCGACCTGGCTGACCCACATTTTTATAAGCCTACAAACGTTGAGGCTGTTATCGGCAATGACCAACTGCCCATGATCCTAAAGGCCGGTTTAATCCAAACCTCATCTACAATGCCAATAGCCCAGAGTACGATATTCGGATGGGTTATCTCGGGAGTTTGTCGCTGCTAG